The proteins below come from a single Trachemys scripta elegans isolate TJP31775 chromosome 16, CAS_Tse_1.0, whole genome shotgun sequence genomic window:
- the PTGIR gene encoding prostacyclin receptor, translated as MLFLQKRSELSSLEPLADLCANTTQLQEDGSPVMSSLMFSAGVAGNVVALAILGVHRKELRTKSSAFCILVTGLAATDLLGTCFLSPVVFVSYARNASLLGLVEGGRGLCQLFAFAMTFFGLASMLILCAMAVERCLAISHPYFYSQHNGRGWAKLALPAIYVFSALFCCLPFLGVGQHKQYCPGTWCFVAMATSHPGTTAAFSLTYATLMAFLILAIFLCNGSVIVSLCQMYRKQRARRGSLGPAQRRRKSWFSQGEEEVDHLVLLALMTIIFVICSLPLTIRAYIGGLAPDNSEKDDMVAFRFSAFNPILDPWIFILFRKAVFRSLRTLLCWPWAGRRSPEPRRLDSVPFQANFSC; from the exons ATGCTCTTCCTGCAGAAGCGCTCGGAGCTGTCCTCCCTGGAACCCCTGGCCGACCTGTGCGCCAACACCACCCAGCTGCAGGAGGACGGCAGCCCGGTGATGAGCTCCCTGATGTTCTCCGCCGGCGTGGCCGGCAACGTGGTGGCGCTGGCCATCCTGGGCGTGCACCGCAAGGAGCTGCGTACCAAGTCCTCGGCCTTCTGCATCCTGGTGACCGGCCTGGCCGCCACCGACCTGCTGGGCACGTGCTTCCTCAGCCCCGTGGTCTTCGTCAGCTACGCCCGCAATGCCTCCCTGCTGGGCCTGGTGGAGGGCGGGCGGGGCCTGTGCCAGCTCTTCGCCTTTGCCATGACCTTCTTCGGCCTCGCCTCCATGCTCATCCTCTGCGCCATGGCGGTGGAGCGGTGCCTGGCCATCAGCCACCCCTACTTCTACTCCCAGCATAATGGGCGCGGCTGGGCCAAGCTGGCGCTGCCGGCCATCTACGTCTTCAGCGCCCTCTTCTGCTGCTTGCCCTTCCTGGGCGTGGGACAGCACAAGCAATACTGCCCCGGCACCTGGTGCTTCGTGGCGATGGCGACCAGCCATCCGGGCACCACCGCCGCCTTCTCGCTCACCTACGCCACCCTCATGGCCTTCCTCATCCTCGCCATCTTCCTCTGCAACGGCTCCGTCATCGTCAGCCTCTGCCAGATGTACCGTAAGCAGCGGGCCCGGCGCGGGTCCCTGGGGCCGGCCCAGCGCCGCCGGAAAAGCTGGTTCAGCCAAGGCGAGGAAGAGGTGGATCACTTGGTCCTGCTGGCCCTCATGACTATCATCTTCGtcatctgctccctgcccctcacG atccGTGCCTACATCGGCGGCCTGGCCCCGGACAATTCTGAGAAGGATGACATGGTAGCCTTTCGCTTCAGCGCCTTCAACCCCATCCTGGACCCCTGGATCTTCATCCTGTTCCGGAAAGCCGTCTTCCGCAGCCTGCGCACCCTGCTCTGCTGGCCCTGGGCCGGGCGCCGGAGCCCGGAGCCCCGCAGGCTGGACAGCGTCCCCTTCCAGGCCAACTTCTCCTGCTGA